From a region of the Tursiops truncatus isolate mTurTru1 chromosome 2, mTurTru1.mat.Y, whole genome shotgun sequence genome:
- the LOC141278018 gene encoding uncharacterized protein translates to MEGAGSAAAAGPAAAPSRAAPPARPAHVHTHTHGTSPTHRGSARPTDSPLCRLRSPAVLAAAASPRLSLCRSRRHVTPTRERGRGRGRGFQEPRPLTSQAHSTGAPAPAPAPDQPRAPAGAGISNVGVWVPRGAGAAGEARGLVRRLAWGGVGWGGLDWARPGGWRGGKQTGPLRSTCPSIRGRSDQTLCERLLRTYYVQDMDLKSSPS, encoded by the coding sequence ATGGAGGGAGCCggctccgccgccgccgccgggcccGCCGCGGCGCCCTCCCGAGCAGCCCCGCCGGCGCGCcctgcacacgtacacacacatactcacggGACTTCTCCGACTCATCGAGGGAGTGCGAGGCCCACGGACAGCCCCCTGTGTCGGCTCAGGTCTCCGGCTGTGCTGGCGGCAGCGGCGTCTCCGAGGCTCTCGCTTTGCCGCAGTCGCCGCCATGTAACCCCGACCCGCGAGAGAGGGCGAGGAAGGGGGCGGGGTTTCCAGGAGCCACGCCCTCTCACGTCACAGGCTCACTCCACGggtgcccccgcccccgcccctgccccagacCAGCCCCGCGCGCCGGCCGGCGCCGGAATTTCCAACGTCGGTGTTTGGGTTCCGCGTGGTGCAGGGGCTGCAGGAGAGGCACGCGGGCTCGTCAGGCGTCTcgcgtggggtggggtggggtggggtgggctggacTGGGCCAGGCCGGGGGGATGGCGTGGAGGTAAACAGACGGGCCCTCTTCGCTCTACGTGCCCCAGCATTAGAGGGCGAAGTGACCAAACTCTTTGCGAGCGTTTACTGCGTACCTACTACGTGCAAG